The stretch of DNA TAGGTTAGTCTCGTTTAGTAAACCATCTTCAATCACAACAATAGATTTTCCAGTTAAAAATTTTTCTAACTTATCACTCTTTATTTGGATAAATTCCATTACAATTAAAGTTAGTATTAAAATTAACCCAACTCCAATAGTAACCCAAACACTTTTTCCTGCAATCGGCTGTATTAATAAAGACCCAATACCAATCATTATAACTGTTTGCGCAAGTGTCATTTGTGAGATAGATTTTCTTCCAGCTATTCGTAAAAGTAAAGTTCCTGCAACAACAATTAAAACAGCTTTCCATATCCAATCCCATTCCATAATGTCCACCTCTTTTTAGTAACTAGCTTGACACTGTATCTTTTTTTTATGCAATGTAAAGATAAGTAAGCAGCAATACTTACATAAAAAATAAAAACCAGGACATTGGTAGCCTGGTTTTACGCGATCCTTATTCTTCTGGGTTCGTAATTACTTGAAAACTCTCCAACATATAGTAAAATCTAGCACCATGACCTTCTGCAGCTTCTAAAAAATACACTTGCTTAATAATGAAAACTTGACCTTGATAATCGTCTGTCACATAGTATTTATGAATCGGTGTGTCCCATTGATCACCTGTTTTTCCAAATTCATTCGTATACGGAAGCCCCTTTGCTTTAAGTAAAGTCGCTTCTATTGGTTCTGTAACTTCGGAAGTTTCGTCCAAAATTAAATTTTCATCTTCATTAATCTCTTCTTGTATACTTGTAATAACTTCTTCTTTTGTTGTATTCTCTACCCGTTCAATTTCCATATATACTTCTGGGAACCTATCACCAAGCGGCTCTTTTGTTTCGATTCGATCCACATCTTCTCCTTTAGTCATTTTATATCTTTCTTC from Oceanobacillus iheyensis HTE831 encodes:
- a CDS encoding DUF421 domain-containing protein yields the protein MEWDWIWKAVLIVVAGTLLLRIAGRKSISQMTLAQTVIMIGIGSLLIQPIAGKSVWVTIGVGLILILTLIVMEFIQIKSDKLEKFLTGKSIVVIEDGLLNETNLRKLRLTVDQLEMNLRQQNVSSMKDIRWATLESNGKIGFVLKEEAKPATKKDIEELKQMLFHYIPKEKQADFSDELFVEVRQKEHKTNPPKHLR